Part of the Gordonia crocea genome is shown below.
TGGTGCCCTTGGCCTCCGCGATAGTCATGACGACATGCTAACGCAAGAACTAGAACACGTTTCAGTTTAGTTTCAGTTCGTGGACCGCACCTCAGGCGATGACCCGGCGGATGAACTCGTCGGCGGCTTCCTCGAGCTGCGCCAGCCCCGGGTCCTCGAGTGGGAGGTGACCGGCGTTCTCGAGGTCGACGACGTCGACCGAGACCTTGCGGATGGGGGCGAGCACCGGCCCGCTGAGCTCGCGCGGGGTCCACCGGTCCTGCGCCGGTTGGGTGAGCAACACCGGGCAGGCGTCGAAGTCGGCCGGCTCCACCGCCGGGGCGTAATTCATATACGACGAGAGGAAGTCCATCGACATCCAGTTCGCCGCCGACGACCGGTCGCGCTTGAGGAGCTTCATCGCCGCCGGTTCGTTGACCAGCGTCGACAACTTGGAGGCGAGCGACATCGGATAGCGGATCCGACCCAACGGGGTGCGGACGGCCAGCCCCATGGCCGGCACCCCGACGCGGGAGGTCAGCTTGTCGTGGGCCGTCTCGTCGCGGACGTGTTGCACCCGCTGGTCCAGGAAGGTCATGCCGATGATGCCGCGCACCGCGCCCCGCGGCGCGGCGGCCGCGACGTGATAGGTGAGCATGCCCCCGGCGGAGAGCCCGTAGAGCACGATGGGCCGATCGTCGCGGGCCTGTTCCGCGGCGATCAGGTCGAGTACGAGCTCGACCCAGTCGCCGTAGTCGTAGCGGGTGCCGGGGGCCACGTCGGTCAGGCCGTAGCCGAGGTTGTCCACCGCGACGACCTCCCAGCCGCGCCGCGCGAGCGGGCCGCCGAGGATGAGCGACATCTGCCGGCCGTTGGTGCCGACGCCGTGGTGGGCGATGACCTTGGCCGGGGCGGACGGGTTACGGAAGGTGTCGAGGTGGACGTCGTGGCCGCGCCACTCCCAGAACTCCTCGGCGGGGGCGGTCGCGTCGGTGAAGCGTAGCCGCGGCGGCAGGAACTCCTGCAACTGCTGCCATTCGGGTTGGTCGCGGTACAGCCCTCGTGCCATGGGTGAACCTTCCTCGAGGGGGTTTCACCCAACCTTACCCACGAGTCAGTTCGCGATGACAGACCCTATTTCACGAAACGGGAGATAGCGGCCATCGCCTCGTCGATCTTCGCCTGCGCCTCGTCGCCGCCCTTGGCTGCGGCGTCGACCACGCAGTGGTTCATGTGATCGGTCAGCAGTTCCAGGCTGACCGATTGCAGCGCTTTGGTCATCGCGGAGACTTGGGTGAGGATGTCGATGCAGTAGGCGTCCTCGTCGACCATGCGCTGCAATCCGCGCGCCTGGCCCTCGATCCGCCGCAGGCGCTTCAGATAGGCGTCCTTGGCGGCGATATAGCCGTGCTGATGGTCGCTGTTGCCGCACTGACAGTCGGACGCGACCGCGGGCTGCTCGGCCATCGCCCCTCCTCTACCGTTGGGGATATACCCCCCTATGGTATCGCGGGAGTCAGCTGCTGCGGTGGCGAACGGCCTGCGCCAGGTTCTCGATGGCCGCTGCCAGCTCCTGCAGAGCCGTCGCGACGGCATCGTCGGTATCGATCCCGGCCGCCGGTGCCGCCGCGTGGGCCGCCCGCGAGGGTGCGGGTGGCTGCGGTGCGACGGGGGGCTGCTGGGGGGCAGGCTGTTGCGCGGCCTGCGGGGCTGCGGGCTGCTGGGCGACAGGCTGCTGGGCGACAGGCTGTTGGGCGACCTGCGGCGCAGCGGCGGATTGGGTGACCCGCTCGTGGGTGTCCAGGGTGCGCGACGGTCCGGTGGACACGTCGACGTCGAGCGGCTCGTCGTCACGCGCAGCCGTGCGGCTCGGCGCCACCGTCGGGTCACCGGGCCGGCGATCGGTCTCGATCCCGCCGCTCGGCATCCGCACGTCGGGTGCATCGATCGAGCGGGTCGGCTGGGCCGGGCCGCCGGGCGCGCCGTAGTAGTGCATCCCGCCGTGGCCGGCGAACAACAGGCACGGGGTTCCAGCCCGACTGTGCATCGGGCAGGGCTCGCGGTCGACGAGGCGATGGGCGGCGCGATCGTTCCACGTCAACCAGACACGACGGTCCGACCGGGGTCGCATGCTCGCGTCGGTGGCGTGCTCGCCCTCGTGGCCGTCGGAGAGACGACAGGTCAGCAGCCACTCACCGTCGGAAGCGAGGCCCAGGGCGCGCCGCTCCGACTCCGTGCAGATAGCCGTCGACCAGCACGCACCCGTCATCACAATCACCTTTCATCCCGACGCCGGCAGTCTCGGCTCGGGGGAACTACCCGAGAGTACGTGCTGAGGGGCTAGAGAGCGAGACCCGAAAACGCATAAATATCGTCGCCGGTCGCCACCGGCCCGTCGTCGGGGTCGAGGGTGAAGGCGGCCGAACGGGCTTGCGCCGCATCGGTGTCGGGATAGTCGAGCCGACCGTGTGCCCCACGAGACTCGGTGCGCGCCAACGCCGCCGCGCACACCGCGGACGCGACGAGCGTCAACGCGGCGTCCTCGAAGTCGGCCCGGCCGGCCATCGACGTCACCGGCGCCGCGCGCAACGCGGCCGCAACCTCCCGCAGCCCCGCGTCGGTCCGACGCAGCGCCACGTGATGGCTCATCAGGTTCTGCAGTTCGTTGCGCGGGAGTACCGGCAGTGCGGGATCCTCCGTGGGCTCCTCATTGTCGAGGGGTTCGACGGCCGCCCCGGATCTTGCGAGCCGGACGGCCTCGTCGGCGGCGCGCGACCCCATGACCAATCCCTCCAACAGCGAGTTGGAGGCGAGCCGGTTGGCGCCGTGCAGCCCAGTGCGGGCCGACTCCCCGGCGGCGAGCAGTCCGGGCACGGTCGTCGCGCCGGACTCGTCGGTGACGATGCCGCCGCAAAGATAGTGGGCACCCGGTACCACCGGGATCAACCCGCCGGAGATGTCGACGCCGGCCGCGGCGATTCCGGCACTCACCGTCGGGAACCGGGTGTCGAAGTCGGCCATCGCGGAGATGTCGAGGTACACGCACGCGGCGCCGGTCCGCTCGATGGCGGCCTCGACCGCCCGGGCCACGACGTCGCGCGGAGCCAAGTCGCCCATCGGGTGGACACCCTTGGTCACCGAGTCGCCGTTGGCGTCGACGAGTCGGGCGCCTTCGCCGCGCAGTGCCTCGCTGACCAGTGATCGGCGGCCACGGGCCCCGTCGACGTAGAGCATCGTCGGGTGGAACTGGATGAACTCGAGGTCGGCAACCGCGGCACCGGCGCGCAGGGCCAGCGCGATGCCGTCCCCAGTGGCGCCGCCCGGGTTGGTCGTCGCGGAGTAGAGATGGCCGGCGCCCCCGGTCGCGAGCAGCACCGTCGGGGCGGCGATGACCCCGGCCTCCCGGTGGTCGCCGTCCTCGACGAGGTAGGAGACGCCGGCCACCACCCCGTCAACCCGCCGGATCGAGGTCGCCATCGCGTGGTTGATGCAGGTCAGATCCAGTCCGCCGGCCATCGCCTCGGTGGTGGCCCGCTCCAGACTCCGCTGGACCTGCGCCCCCGTCGCGTCGCCGCCGGCGTGGATGATCCGCCGGACACTGTGCCCGCCCTCGCGGGTGCGCAGCAGCGCGCCAGCGGCATCTCTGTCGAACTGCGCCCCGTCGGCGATCAGCGCGGTCACCGCATCCCAGCCGTCGGCGACAATCGCCTCGGTTGGGTGGGACGCGACGAGCCCGGCACCGGCGGCGAGCGTATCGGCGACGTGCAGGCCGATGGAGTCCTCGGGATTGTCCGGCGCGACGACGGCGATACCGCCCTGCGCGTAGAACGTCGACGTGCTGCGCTCAACCGGCCCGGAGTCGGCCCCCGTGCCCTTGTTGAGCACGACGACGCGCAGACCGGCGCGCGCGGCCCGCAGCGCGGCGGTCAAACCGGCCACCCCGGCTCCGACGACGACGAGGTCGGCACTGCGCATGGTCGACTCCTTCGAGTTTTCGACTACTGATCGAAAACTCTACGCCCCGGCGGGAGGGCCCAGTCGGCGAGATCGAGGGCCCAGTCGGCGAGATCGAGGGCCCAGTCGGCGATCAGGCGAGGAAGTCGGCGGCGCGCTGTCCCCACGTCGCCAACTCGGCCGGCGTGCTCGCGACGACGAGTTCGGCATTGGGCAGCGTCTGCGCCAGCACCTCCCCCGAGGACACCGGATGCGTGCCGTCGCCGGTCCAACTCAGCACCAACACCGGCAGGTCCAGCGTCGCCACCGTCTCCCTCGGCGGGAAGTCGGTCTGCGCGGAACCGCGGAACACCGCGGGCAGCCTCGACGCGGAGACCCGGATCGGGGTGATGAATCGGCGGGCCTGCACCAATGCCGGCGAAGCCGGGGCGTCGACGCTGAGCGCGGCGAGGGCGGCCACCCCCCTGTCCTGGACCAGCTGGGCCGATCCCAGCCGCACCCCGTTGGCCGCCGGCCGCGTCTCCCAGCACGTCGGCGGCGTGGTGAGGACCAGACGCCGGAACCGCGCGGGCGCGGCGAGGGCCGCGTACAGAATCGTCGCGGTCCCCATCGACGAGCCGATCGCCCCGACCCGCTCACCGGGGGCCACGGGCGGCTCGACGGCATCGAGCAGCCCCAGCAGGTCCTGCCCCAATTCCGGCCAGGTGTACTCGCGCGGATCGGTGCCGCCGGTGGATCGGCCGTGGCCGCGCGCGTCGTAGCGGATCAGCCGATGACGCGCCGACACCGGCCGCCAGTCGAACTGCCCGGCGCGCTCCTGGGTGTAGGCCGCGGAGTTCATCCCGTGCGCCCAGACCACCGGGGAACCGGTGCCGGTGGAGTTGTAGGCCAGTCGCGCGCCGCGCACATCCGCATGGTGGAACGCCGGTGTCATGGGCCGCAGCTTACGACCGACGATTCGGCTTCGCTTGCGGCGGCTCGTAGAATCACCTCGGGTGAGCACCCGAAAAGACGACGCAACGCGGTCCGGCTCCCCCGCCGGGCCCGCCGGAAAGCGGCGCGCCACACTCCCGTCGGTGTCCCCGCTCCGGGAATTGGGCCGCGCCGGGGCCACCGGTTTGGCCGCCGTCACCGGTGTCGGCCGCTTCGTGGTCCACGCCGCTGGCGACGCGGTGGTCCACCGCCGACTGCCGACGAAGGTCGGCATCGCCCACGAAGTCCGGACCACCTTCGAACAACTCGGCCCCACCTATGTGAAGCTCGGCCAGTTGATCGCCTCGAGCCCGGGAGTCTTCACCGAAGAGCTCTCCGCGGAGTTCGAATCGCTGCTCGACCGCGTGCCGCCCGCCGATCCCGACGAGATCACCGCGCTGTTCGTCGACGAGTTCGGCGCACGGCCCGAGGAGGTGTTCGCCTCCTTCGACCCCGAGCCGATCGCGTCGGCATCGATCGCCCAGGTGCACACCGCGACCCTGCACGACGGGCAGGAAGTCGTCGTCAAGATCCAGCGGCCCGGCATCGCCGGCCGGTTGGCCCCCGACGTCGCCATCCTCGAGCGCGCGGCCGGACTGCTCGAGATCAGCGAGTACGGGCGGATGCTGTCGGCGCGCCACATCGTCGAGGACTTCGCCAACGGCCTCGACGACGAACTGGACTTCCGCAACGAGGCCGCCGCCATGCGCGAGTGGTTCGAGTGCCTGCAGCCCAGCAAGTTCGGCGACCAGGTACGCGTCCCGGCCGTGTACGACCAGTTCACCACCCCCCGCGTGCTCACCATGGAGCGCATCTACGCGACCCGCATCGACGACGCGGACGCGGTGAAGGCGGCCGGCCACGACGGCGTCGCCCTGTGCCGCACGCTGTTCCTCTCGCTGCTCGAGTCAGCCTTCCACGGCGGGCTGTTCCACGGCGACCTCCACGCCGGCAACGTCCTGGTCGACGCGGACGGCAAGCTCGTCCTCCTCGACTTCGGCATCGTCGGGCGCTTCACCCCGCGGACCCGGCGCATTCTGCGCCAGCTGGTCGTCGACCTCATCGTCCGCAAGGACTACGAGTCGGCCGGCCGGGCCATCTTCCTGCTCGGCGCGGTCCACAAGCCCG
Proteins encoded:
- a CDS encoding alpha/beta hydrolase, with protein sequence MARGLYRDQPEWQQLQEFLPPRLRFTDATAPAEEFWEWRGHDVHLDTFRNPSAPAKVIAHHGVGTNGRQMSLILGGPLARRGWEVVAVDNLGYGLTDVAPGTRYDYGDWVELVLDLIAAEQARDDRPIVLYGLSAGGMLTYHVAAAAPRGAVRGIIGMTFLDQRVQHVRDETAHDKLTSRVGVPAMGLAVRTPLGRIRYPMSLASKLSTLVNEPAAMKLLKRDRSSAANWMSMDFLSSYMNYAPAVEPADFDACPVLLTQPAQDRWTPRELSGPVLAPIRKVSVDVVDLENAGHLPLEDPGLAQLEEAADEFIRRVIA
- a CDS encoding metal-sensitive transcriptional regulator → MAEQPAVASDCQCGNSDHQHGYIAAKDAYLKRLRRIEGQARGLQRMVDEDAYCIDILTQVSAMTKALQSVSLELLTDHMNHCVVDAAAKGGDEAQAKIDEAMAAISRFVK
- the nadB gene encoding L-aspartate oxidase, whose product is MRSADLVVVGAGVAGLTAALRAARAGLRVVVLNKGTGADSGPVERSTSTFYAQGGIAVVAPDNPEDSIGLHVADTLAAGAGLVASHPTEAIVADGWDAVTALIADGAQFDRDAAGALLRTREGGHSVRRIIHAGGDATGAQVQRSLERATTEAMAGGLDLTCINHAMATSIRRVDGVVAGVSYLVEDGDHREAGVIAAPTVLLATGGAGHLYSATTNPGGATGDGIALALRAGAAVADLEFIQFHPTMLYVDGARGRRSLVSEALRGEGARLVDANGDSVTKGVHPMGDLAPRDVVARAVEAAIERTGAACVYLDISAMADFDTRFPTVSAGIAAAGVDISGGLIPVVPGAHYLCGGIVTDESGATTVPGLLAAGESARTGLHGANRLASNSLLEGLVMGSRAADEAVRLARSGAAVEPLDNEEPTEDPALPVLPRNELQNLMSHHVALRRTDAGLREVAAALRAAPVTSMAGRADFEDAALTLVASAVCAAALARTESRGAHGRLDYPDTDAAQARSAAFTLDPDDGPVATGDDIYAFSGLAL
- a CDS encoding alpha/beta fold hydrolase, producing the protein MTPAFHHADVRGARLAYNSTGTGSPVVWAHGMNSAAYTQERAGQFDWRPVSARHRLIRYDARGHGRSTGGTDPREYTWPELGQDLLGLLDAVEPPVAPGERVGAIGSSMGTATILYAALAAPARFRRLVLTTPPTCWETRPAANGVRLGSAQLVQDRGVAALAALSVDAPASPALVQARRFITPIRVSASRLPAVFRGSAQTDFPPRETVATLDLPVLVLSWTGDGTHPVSSGEVLAQTLPNAELVVASTPAELATWGQRAADFLA
- a CDS encoding ABC1 kinase family protein, whose translation is MSPLRELGRAGATGLAAVTGVGRFVVHAAGDAVVHRRLPTKVGIAHEVRTTFEQLGPTYVKLGQLIASSPGVFTEELSAEFESLLDRVPPADPDEITALFVDEFGARPEEVFASFDPEPIASASIAQVHTATLHDGQEVVVKIQRPGIAGRLAPDVAILERAAGLLEISEYGRMLSARHIVEDFANGLDDELDFRNEAAAMREWFECLQPSKFGDQVRVPAVYDQFTTPRVLTMERIYATRIDDADAVKAAGHDGVALCRTLFLSLLESAFHGGLFHGDLHAGNVLVDADGKLVLLDFGIVGRFTPRTRRILRQLVVDLIVRKDYESAGRAIFLLGAVHKPGSTSKGGADIKKVAMPLTSTELGEMSYTDLGRQMAAVAKAHDARLPRELVLVGKQLLYVEKYIKLLAPRWKAMSDPEIFGYMASIMKEAERDRRADNAANG